Proteins from a single region of Chengkuizengella sediminis:
- a CDS encoding GatB/YqeY domain-containing protein, translating into MSLSERLTTDMKQAMRDKEKLKLTVIRMIRSAIKDVEINERRTPDDNDVLAIISREIKQRKDSLQEFKNAGRDDLVEKLEAEINIINEYLPQQLSEEEIIEIVQQTIQEVGASSKADMGKVMGALMPKVKGRADGKIVNQTVQNFLQ; encoded by the coding sequence ATGAGTTTAAGCGAAAGATTAACTACGGATATGAAACAAGCAATGAGAGATAAAGAAAAATTAAAACTTACCGTTATCAGAATGATTCGTTCAGCAATCAAGGATGTAGAGATTAATGAACGAAGAACACCAGATGATAACGATGTGCTTGCTATCATTTCTCGTGAGATAAAACAAAGAAAAGATTCCCTCCAAGAATTTAAAAACGCAGGTAGAGATGATCTTGTAGAAAAATTAGAAGCAGAAATCAATATCATTAATGAGTACCTTCCGCAACAGCTAAGCGAAGAAGAAATTATCGAAATTGTTCAACAGACCATCCAAGAAGTTGGGGCTTCTTCAAAAGCGGACATGGGCAAAGTGATGGGTGCACTCATGCCTAAAGTAAAAGGTCGTGCTGATGGCAAGATAGTGAATCAAACTGTTCAAAACTTTCTACAATAA
- the fadH gene encoding 2,4-dienoyl-CoA reductase yields MKDKVVIVTGGSNGMGKHMAQKFAQEGAKVAITGRTLEKLEATKKEIETYDGQVLCIQMDVREPDQVDQMIQKTDQTFGRIDFLVNNAAGNFICMAEDLSVNGWNAVINIVLNGTFYCSSAVGRYWIDRHMQGSILNIVATYAWDAGPGVIHSASAKAGVLAMTRTLAVEWGRSYGIRVNAIAPGPIERTGGAEKLFQSEAAAKRTLNSIPLRRVGKPEEIAELAYFMFSDKALYMNGECITLDGGQQWNQHPF; encoded by the coding sequence ATGAAAGATAAAGTAGTCATTGTTACAGGTGGTTCTAATGGAATGGGCAAACATATGGCACAAAAATTTGCTCAGGAAGGTGCAAAGGTCGCTATCACAGGACGAACTCTAGAGAAATTAGAAGCAACAAAAAAAGAAATTGAAACTTATGATGGACAGGTTTTATGTATTCAAATGGATGTTCGAGAACCAGATCAAGTGGATCAAATGATACAAAAAACAGATCAAACTTTTGGTAGAATAGATTTTCTAGTTAATAATGCCGCTGGAAACTTCATTTGTATGGCAGAGGATCTATCCGTTAATGGTTGGAATGCAGTCATTAATATTGTATTAAATGGAACATTCTATTGCAGTTCAGCGGTAGGCAGATATTGGATTGATAGACATATGCAAGGAAGCATTTTGAACATTGTTGCAACGTATGCTTGGGACGCAGGTCCAGGAGTGATTCATTCAGCGTCAGCTAAAGCAGGGGTACTTGCTATGACTAGAACATTAGCTGTTGAATGGGGTAGAAGTTATGGCATTCGTGTAAACGCTATCGCACCAGGACCAATAGAAAGAACTGGTGGAGCTGAAAAACTATTCCAATCTGAAGCTGCAGCTAAAAGAACATTAAACAGTATTCCTTTAAGAAGAGTTGGAAAACCTGAAGAAATAGCAGAATTAGCTTATTTCATGTTCTCAGACAAGGCTCTTTATATGAATGGCGAATGCATAACATTAGATGGCGGACAACAATGGAATCAACATCCTTTTTAA
- a CDS encoding histidine triad nucleotide-binding protein — translation MDCIFCKIVKGELPSKKVFESEQIVAFHDIQHDAPVHILFIPKKHIPSMNDITAEDADAISEIHLAIKKVAKELDIHESGYRIVNNCGNDGGQLIPHLHYHLLGGDKLGPLNAK, via the coding sequence ATGGATTGTATTTTTTGTAAAATTGTCAAAGGGGAGCTTCCTTCAAAAAAGGTATTTGAAAGTGAACAAATTGTAGCTTTTCACGATATACAACATGATGCACCTGTACATATATTGTTTATTCCGAAAAAACATATTCCATCGATGAATGATATTACAGCAGAAGATGCAGATGCGATTTCAGAAATTCATCTAGCAATAAAAAAAGTTGCTAAGGAATTGGATATACATGAAAGTGGGTACAGAATCGTTAATAACTGTGGTAATGACGGGGGACAATTGATTCCTCATTTGCATTATCACTTGCTTGGTGGAGACAAATTAGGACCACTAAATGCAAAATAA
- a CDS encoding right-handed parallel beta-helix repeat-containing protein, with protein sequence MTVFNVPDPIPTITAALAMAGPNDTIRIGSGTFPEALIIGGGKDGIRIIGSGVKTIIEGNNALTTAFDITGSQLVTIECLTVQNYTNDGIEINTNSNILKNLLVTGNGAEGIHITAGTHNLIMDVESIGNSSDGIDLDTNFNYCINCIVKDNGIDGISITADCNFIFNNLIQGNGDGIFTTPAATDNLFINNCLISNTDSGLDAEGDGNLIYCNQALSNTNFGFEFEENNLVLGNKVAKNGADGIMTADGSSGTDNRILKNKIIQNLMNGINITGIDSIIDNNCVIDNTLAGILLSATSDNNGVRSNCLEGNNPDIQNDGGPANVIDENKCETSVPDGLCENCGFNSIKTKGRFFTPHFK encoded by the coding sequence ATGACTGTTTTTAATGTGCCTGACCCAATACCCACCATTACAGCTGCCCTTGCTATGGCAGGCCCAAATGACACAATTAGGATAGGGTCTGGAACTTTTCCTGAAGCTTTAATTATTGGTGGTGGCAAAGATGGTATAAGAATCATAGGATCAGGAGTTAAAACGATTATTGAGGGGAATAATGCTCTTACAACAGCATTTGATATTACCGGTTCACAATTAGTAACCATTGAATGCCTTACAGTTCAAAACTATACAAATGATGGAATTGAGATCAATACCAATAGTAATATTCTTAAAAATCTTTTAGTGACTGGAAATGGCGCAGAAGGAATCCATATAACAGCGGGAACTCACAATCTTATCATGGACGTTGAATCAATAGGAAACTCTAGTGATGGTATTGATTTAGATACTAATTTTAATTATTGTATCAATTGTATCGTGAAAGATAATGGGATTGATGGGATTTCAATTACTGCTGATTGTAATTTTATATTTAATAATTTAATTCAAGGAAATGGCGATGGGATTTTCACAACACCTGCAGCAACTGATAATTTGTTTATAAATAACTGCCTAATCAGTAACACAGATTCTGGTTTAGATGCTGAAGGCGATGGAAACTTAATTTATTGTAATCAAGCACTAAGTAATACGAATTTTGGTTTTGAATTCGAAGAAAACAATTTAGTGCTTGGCAATAAAGTAGCCAAAAATGGAGCAGATGGAATCATGACCGCTGATGGATCATCTGGGACTGACAATCGAATATTGAAAAATAAAATCATTCAAAATCTGATGAACGGTATAAATATTACAGGTATAGATAGTATTATAGACAACAATTGTGTTATAGATAATACTTTAGCAGGTATATTATTGTCGGCTACATCTGATAATAATGGAGTCCGTTCAAATTGTTTAGAAGGAAATAATCCGGATATACAGAATGATGGAGGACCAGCCAATGTCATTGATGAAAATAAATGTGAAACAAGTGTACCCGATGGACTTTGTGAAAACTGTGGATTCAACTCAATCAAAACAAAAGGTCGGTTTTTTACCCCACATTTCAAATGA
- a CDS encoding NAD-dependent malic enzyme, producing MDTEEIKFGRVVTAISESGGDVIAIDVIQTDRQITVRDLTVTVSETTQINEIIDRVKLLKGAKIIHVSDRTFLLHLGGKIEMQPKTPIKNREDLSRVYTPEVARICSAIHEDEKKAHTLTIKKNTVAVISDGSAVLGLGNIGPHAAMPVMEGKAMLFKQLAEVDAFPICLDTQDTEEIISIVKALSPTFGGINLEDISSPRCFEIESRLNEELDIPVFHDDQHGTAIVLYAALISALKIVKKSINEIKVVITGIGAAGIACSKILMAAGVKEIIGVDREGALVNSQSYNNEMWNWYADNTNPNQLSGSLSDVIKDADVFIGLSAGGILKRKDVENMAADPIVFAMANPTPEIDPKEIEDIVGVMATGRSDYPNQINNVLSFPGIFRGALDCRATEVNEEMKLAAAEAIASVISEEERNSYYIIPSVFNQKVVEKVRSNVIEAAINTNVARKIPKQFRK from the coding sequence ATGGATACAGAAGAAATCAAATTTGGTAGAGTAGTAACCGCTATATCAGAATCAGGTGGAGATGTTATTGCGATTGATGTCATACAAACAGATAGACAAATTACAGTCCGTGACCTTACTGTTACCGTTTCTGAAACAACTCAAATTAATGAAATCATTGATCGGGTAAAATTATTAAAGGGTGCAAAAATAATTCACGTATCTGACCGAACCTTTTTACTGCATTTAGGTGGAAAAATTGAAATGCAACCAAAAACACCGATTAAAAATCGTGAGGATTTATCCCGTGTGTATACACCCGAAGTAGCGCGAATCTGTTCTGCCATTCATGAGGATGAGAAAAAGGCTCATACATTAACCATTAAAAAAAATACAGTAGCTGTTATTTCTGACGGAAGTGCTGTTTTAGGCTTAGGTAATATCGGACCTCATGCCGCCATGCCTGTCATGGAAGGTAAAGCGATGCTGTTTAAACAGTTAGCTGAAGTTGATGCATTTCCAATCTGTTTAGATACACAAGACACTGAAGAGATTATTAGCATAGTGAAAGCGCTGTCTCCAACATTTGGTGGGATCAACCTTGAAGATATTTCGTCTCCGCGTTGTTTTGAAATCGAGTCTAGATTAAATGAAGAGTTAGATATTCCTGTTTTCCATGATGATCAACATGGAACAGCGATTGTGTTATATGCTGCATTAATCAGTGCTTTAAAAATTGTGAAAAAATCAATAAATGAAATAAAAGTAGTGATTACTGGAATTGGAGCTGCAGGAATAGCATGCAGCAAGATATTAATGGCGGCAGGAGTAAAAGAAATTATTGGTGTCGATCGTGAAGGTGCACTAGTTAATAGTCAATCCTATAATAACGAAATGTGGAATTGGTATGCTGATAATACAAATCCTAATCAATTAAGTGGAAGCTTAAGTGATGTCATTAAGGATGCAGATGTGTTTATTGGATTATCTGCTGGAGGAATTTTAAAGAGGAAAGATGTTGAAAACATGGCGGCAGATCCGATTGTTTTTGCTATGGCTAACCCTACACCTGAAATTGATCCTAAAGAAATTGAAGACATCGTAGGTGTGATGGCGACAGGAAGATCAGATTATCCTAACCAAATTAATAATGTATTATCTTTCCCTGGTATTTTCAGAGGGGCTTTAGACTGCAGAGCAACAGAAGTTAACGAAGAGATGAAACTAGCAGCCGCTGAAGCGATTGCATCAGTTATATCAGAAGAAGAAAGAAACAGTTATTACATCATCCCTAGTGTTTTCAATCAAAAGGTTGTAGAGAAAGTCAGAAGTAATGTCATTGAAGCAGCTATAAATACGAACGTAGCTCGCAAAATTCCAAAGCAGTTTCGTAAATAA
- the rpsU gene encoding 30S ribosomal protein S21, which produces MSETKVRKNESLDAALRRFKRSMAKDGVIAEIKKRKHYEKPSVKRKKKSEAARKRKF; this is translated from the coding sequence GTGTCTGAAACTAAAGTTCGTAAAAATGAATCACTAGATGCAGCACTTCGTCGTTTTAAACGTTCTATGGCAAAAGATGGAGTGATTGCTGAAATAAAAAAACGTAAACATTATGAGAAACCTAGTGTTAAACGTAAAAAGAAATCTGAGGCTGCGCGTAAGAGAAAGTTCTAG